CATCATCGGCCCTATGGTCGACCGAAATTCCGGCACCGCAACGCTATTCACGAATGTCAGCAAAGGAATGGCCTATTACACAGAAGGCACGACCGCCGTGGTCGATGTGGCCGATGTGGTTGATGCGATGCGACTATTGATGCAATCGGATTGCAACGGTGAAAAATTCATCCTGGCAGGCGGTACGTATACCTATCGGCAACTGGCTACTGAAACGGCACGGGCACTGGGCGTAAAACCGCCCCACAAACGCGCGTCGCGAACGCTCTTGTCGTTGGCCTGGCGGGCCGATGCTTTATTGGCATTTTTGGGTATAAAGAAGCGGGCATTGTCACGGGCGTCGGCCGAGGCGCTCCACCACACTGAAACCATCAGCGCAGAAAAGATAGAAACACAGTTCGGATTTCGTTTTCGGCCGGTCGCCGATGCTATTCTTTTGGCGGCGCGCTATTGGCAGCACGATTAGCTTCACGTACCCGTCTTTTTAAGGCCTTGAGTCTTTCGATTTCCGTCGCCTGGGTCGCACCGGTAGAAGGAGCGGGCGCTACCGGGCCATTCTTCTTCTTGGCTTCCTGAACTTTGTCCAATACCTTTTTATACAGGTTTTTATACCGGTCGGTGTCGGCGGCATACCAGTGGTCGCTTTCTACAAATTGCAAGCTGTCTACGCCATATTTCTTTAGTACATACTCCGACGGCTCGAGATGGCGCTCCAAAAACGACGATGGGTTGCTCTGCCGGATGCCTTCGATTACGTAAAGGTCATAGAGAATCGTGGCCATCTTGTCTTCTTCGATGAAGCGATTGGGTTTCGAAGCGGTATCGCGACAGGCGGCAAGCAGCAGTCCGGCTAT
This genomic interval from Flavobacterium sp. HJ-32-4 contains the following:
- a CDS encoding DUF4296 domain-containing protein translates to MKKYLLIAIAGLLLAACRDTASKPNRFIEEDKMATILYDLYVIEGIRQSNPSSFLERHLEPSEYVLKKYGVDSLQFVESDHWYAADTDRYKNLYKKVLDKVQEAKKKNGPVAPAPSTGATQATEIERLKALKRRVREANRAANSAPPKE